A genomic stretch from Antarcticibacterium flavum includes:
- a CDS encoding C40 family peptidase, with the protein MNRAGIFKIGALSLVLMAGGCKTSELNSSGTPETTQATPVNESEQHIKAVKNEYAPDGRVALFDVESYNKNGRYILKGESNLPEAVSALKQKLQSQNIAFTDSIKMLPSAEMEGNTEGVIKISVANLRSKPSHSSELVTQAILGTPVKVYKKDGGWYYIQTPEGYLAWVDYGGVNPFTKNDLATWKAADKVIYLKTYGFAYEGASADSQVVSDLVAGNILEILGEENGFYKVKYPHGKQGYVEKNHAQPYEQWLAGLQPTGETLIETSKAFMGIPYLWGGTSAKGVDCSGYTKTIFFLNGIILPRDASQQIHTGVEVDSTRNFKNLIPGDLLFFGRKATATSPERVIHVGMWIGDNKFIHAMGDVHISNMDPNAEDFDEYNYNRYLRTKRVLGEEDEKLIQLTQSDLFLKKTE; encoded by the coding sequence ATGAACAGAGCAGGAATTTTTAAGATCGGGGCCCTTAGCCTTGTTTTAATGGCAGGAGGCTGTAAAACCTCTGAATTAAACTCATCTGGTACCCCTGAAACCACTCAGGCTACACCTGTGAATGAATCTGAACAACATATTAAAGCCGTAAAGAATGAATATGCACCAGATGGAAGAGTGGCATTATTTGACGTGGAATCTTATAATAAAAATGGAAGATATATTTTAAAAGGAGAGTCCAACCTTCCGGAGGCCGTGAGTGCTTTAAAACAAAAACTTCAGTCTCAGAATATTGCGTTTACAGACAGTATCAAGATGCTTCCTTCCGCAGAAATGGAGGGTAATACAGAGGGGGTGATAAAAATATCTGTGGCCAACTTAAGGTCCAAACCCTCGCATTCTTCAGAATTAGTGACACAGGCAATTCTTGGAACTCCTGTGAAGGTTTACAAGAAAGACGGCGGCTGGTATTATATCCAAACCCCGGAAGGTTATCTTGCCTGGGTGGATTATGGTGGAGTTAATCCGTTTACAAAAAATGATCTTGCAACCTGGAAGGCGGCAGATAAAGTGATCTACTTAAAAACATACGGTTTCGCCTATGAAGGTGCAAGTGCAGATTCCCAGGTAGTAAGTGATCTTGTAGCCGGAAACATCCTTGAGATCCTGGGAGAGGAGAATGGATTTTATAAAGTAAAATATCCTCATGGCAAACAAGGTTATGTAGAAAAAAACCACGCTCAACCTTACGAACAGTGGCTTGCAGGTTTACAGCCTACAGGAGAGACCTTAATTGAGACCTCAAAAGCTTTTATGGGAATCCCTTACCTGTGGGGAGGAACTTCAGCCAAGGGAGTGGATTGCAGTGGTTATACAAAAACTATTTTCTTCCTTAACGGGATCATCCTTCCGCGTGATGCTTCCCAGCAAATACATACAGGAGTAGAGGTGGATTCTACAAGAAATTTCAAAAACCTTATTCCCGGGGATCTATTATTCTTCGGAAGGAAAGCCACGGCAACTTCCCCGGAAAGAGTGATCCACGTGGGGATGTGGATTGGGGACAATAAATTCATCCACGCGATGGGAGATGTGCATATAAGCAACATGGATCCCAATGCCGAAGATTTTGACGAATACAATTACAATAGATACCTAAGGACCAAGAGGGTGCTGGGGGAGGAAGATGAGAAGCTCATCCAGTTAACACAAAGTGATCTTTTCCTGAAAAAAACAGAATAG
- a CDS encoding N-acetylmuramoyl-L-alanine amidase, translated as MIKIARFLTLVLLIHTAISCGSNPYATTNKQHQDQSRQLTRQLNTFPPDRTPAEAGLKHAEDWVGTTNFNLRKPNFVIIHHTEQDSVAQTLYTFTLRRTQVSSHYVISRDGDIYQMLNDHYRAWHAGVGKWGNVTDLNSSSIGIELDNNGFEEFTPAMLNSLLELLQVLKEKHKIPTANFIGHSDIAPGRKVDPNPTFPWELLAKEGFGLWYDDLDEEEPVVVIDGRPAVRRWNPDSKNGTTLVEAVEDSLQSQFIDVDPEIALRIIGYDTSNLEAAIQSFKLHFIQTEVNSDLTARDLKILNNLYKKYM; from the coding sequence ATGATAAAGATTGCACGGTTCCTTACACTGGTTTTACTCATTCACACTGCAATTTCTTGCGGAAGTAACCCCTATGCAACTACCAATAAACAGCACCAGGATCAATCCCGGCAACTCACCCGGCAATTAAATACTTTTCCTCCTGATCGAACTCCTGCAGAGGCGGGCTTAAAGCACGCTGAAGATTGGGTAGGTACTACAAACTTCAATCTGCGAAAACCAAATTTTGTTATTATCCATCACACAGAGCAGGATTCTGTTGCCCAAACCCTGTACACTTTTACACTGCGCCGCACCCAGGTAAGTTCCCATTATGTGATAAGCAGGGATGGAGATATATACCAAATGCTCAATGATCATTACCGCGCCTGGCACGCAGGGGTAGGTAAATGGGGAAATGTCACCGATCTTAACTCCTCTTCCATCGGCATAGAACTGGATAACAACGGCTTTGAAGAATTTACCCCGGCAATGCTGAACAGCCTTCTGGAACTGCTGCAAGTACTTAAGGAAAAGCATAAGATCCCTACCGCCAATTTCATTGGACATTCAGATATCGCGCCGGGACGTAAGGTTGATCCCAATCCCACCTTCCCGTGGGAATTATTAGCTAAGGAGGGATTTGGCCTTTGGTATGATGACCTTGATGAGGAAGAACCCGTAGTAGTTATCGATGGCAGACCTGCAGTGAGAAGATGGAATCCTGATTCAAAAAATGGCACTACATTGGTTGAGGCTGTGGAGGACAGTCTGCAATCACAGTTTATAGATGTAGATCCCGAAATTGCCCTGCGCATTATTGGATATGATACCAGTAACCTTGAAGCCGCCATCCAATCTTTTAAACTCCACTTTATACAAACAGAGGTAAATTCTGATTTAACTGCACGGGACCTGAAGATCCTGAATAATCTTTATAAGAAATATATGTAG
- a CDS encoding ROK family protein, giving the protein MEEVLGVDIGGTSLKTGRVKNGAVDGTFTIAVERAAASQKTLEDLYRCIEAVITENTTKIGIGVPAVVDPVTGIVYDVQNIPAWKKIALKDIIEDRFALPVTINNDANCFALGEKIYGQGRDFNNFIGLSLGTGIGMGIIINGHLYNGVLCGAGEVGMLPYKDGILEDYTGSFFFSSHYNATGEELFRLAAKGEKTGIEAFTEYGRHLGEAIKSILYLFSPEAVILEGAISNAFPYFINPVNDSLKSFAYQKQLENFKLINSNLHHPGILGAAALCFED; this is encoded by the coding sequence ATGGAGGAAGTGCTGGGAGTGGATATTGGAGGGACCTCATTAAAAACCGGCAGGGTGAAAAATGGTGCCGTAGATGGGACATTTACAATTGCGGTTGAAAGGGCGGCCGCTTCTCAAAAAACCCTTGAAGACCTGTACCGCTGTATTGAAGCTGTTATTACAGAAAATACTACAAAAATAGGAATAGGTGTACCTGCAGTAGTAGATCCTGTCACAGGAATTGTTTACGACGTTCAAAATATACCCGCCTGGAAGAAGATAGCTTTAAAGGATATTATAGAAGATCGATTTGCATTGCCGGTTACTATTAACAATGATGCAAACTGTTTTGCCCTGGGAGAAAAAATCTACGGCCAGGGAAGGGATTTTAATAATTTTATAGGCTTGTCCCTTGGGACGGGAATTGGAATGGGCATCATTATTAATGGCCACCTGTACAATGGCGTATTATGCGGTGCCGGGGAGGTGGGAATGTTGCCTTATAAAGATGGTATCCTTGAGGATTATACCGGGAGTTTCTTCTTTTCTTCTCATTATAATGCAACCGGGGAGGAATTGTTCCGTCTAGCTGCAAAAGGAGAAAAAACAGGTATTGAGGCCTTTACTGAATACGGCCGGCATTTAGGAGAGGCAATAAAGAGCATTCTTTACCTTTTCTCCCCGGAGGCTGTTATTTTGGAAGGGGCAATAAGTAACGCCTTTCCTTACTTTATCAATCCTGTTAATGACAGCCTTAAATCCTTTGCTTATCAAAAACAATTGGAAAATTTTAAGCTGATAAATTCTAATTTGCATCATCCTGGTATACTTGGTGCGGCAGCATTATGCTTTGAAGATTAA
- the nagB gene encoding glucosamine-6-phosphate deaminase, with the protein MARLNLLEETRFERLPVTVYKDQQEAAEEIAQQIGTIIKLKQEKGENAVLGLATGATPVEVYARLVRMHKEEGLSFKNVITFNLDEYYPMQPDAKQSYVAFMDEQLFNHVDIDRKNIHIPDGTLAAEEIAGYCLSYEHKIEEVGGLDLQILGIGRTGHIGFNEPGSAPNSGTRLVTLDDLTRRDAARDFGGKENVPTKAITMGIGTIFKAKEIILMAWSKKKASIIKKAVEGEISGNVPATYLQLSDNVKFVLDEDAASELTRFDTPWLVKDCDWNKALIKKAVIWLSSETGKPILKLTDEDYNNHGMAQLATEQGPAYDINIHVFNQLQHSITGWPGGKPNADDSQRPERAEPARKRSLIFSPHPDDDVISMGGTFIRLVDQGHDVHVAYQTSGNTAVWDTDVLRYVEFAIDFNKSIGKDTKELESTYEKMRSFLSKKQPNEIDIPEIRDVKAFIRKTEAYAGARYAGLNDSNIHFMALPFYETGKTVRNPVKEKDIEITMDLLQEIKPHQVFAAGDFDDPHGTHIVCFRIILAALEGLRETEEWTKDCWLWMYRGAWNEFETHEIEMAVPLSPMEVKKKRQAIFQHQSQKDHPVFPGDDEREFWVRAEQRNRETAVNYDKLGLANYEAMEAFVRWKFSDEVR; encoded by the coding sequence ATGGCGAGATTAAACCTGCTCGAAGAAACAAGATTTGAAAGATTACCGGTCACTGTTTATAAAGACCAGCAGGAGGCGGCAGAGGAGATTGCACAGCAAATTGGGACGATTATAAAATTGAAGCAGGAGAAAGGAGAGAATGCTGTCCTGGGCCTCGCCACAGGAGCAACTCCTGTAGAAGTCTATGCCAGACTGGTAAGAATGCATAAGGAGGAAGGACTTAGTTTTAAAAATGTAATAACCTTCAATCTGGACGAATACTACCCAATGCAACCAGATGCCAAACAAAGCTACGTGGCGTTCATGGATGAGCAACTCTTTAACCATGTGGATATAGACCGCAAGAACATCCATATCCCCGATGGTACTTTGGCAGCAGAAGAGATAGCGGGATACTGTCTTTCTTACGAGCACAAAATTGAAGAAGTGGGCGGCCTGGACCTGCAGATACTTGGAATAGGAAGGACCGGCCATATAGGCTTTAATGAACCGGGTTCTGCTCCAAATTCAGGTACAAGGCTGGTAACACTTGATGACCTTACCCGCAGAGATGCTGCAAGGGATTTTGGTGGAAAGGAAAATGTACCCACCAAGGCTATTACTATGGGAATTGGAACCATCTTCAAGGCAAAGGAGATCATTCTTATGGCCTGGAGCAAGAAGAAAGCTTCAATTATTAAAAAGGCTGTAGAGGGGGAAATTTCCGGCAATGTACCGGCTACCTACCTGCAGCTTTCAGATAATGTCAAATTTGTATTGGATGAGGATGCAGCATCAGAACTTACTCGCTTTGATACTCCCTGGCTGGTTAAGGATTGCGACTGGAATAAAGCCCTGATCAAAAAAGCGGTAATATGGCTTTCTTCTGAAACAGGAAAACCCATCCTTAAGTTAACAGATGAGGATTATAACAATCACGGTATGGCCCAGCTGGCCACAGAACAGGGGCCGGCCTATGACATCAATATACATGTCTTCAACCAGCTGCAGCACAGTATAACCGGCTGGCCCGGAGGTAAACCAAATGCCGATGATTCCCAGCGACCCGAACGGGCGGAACCCGCAAGGAAACGTTCTCTTATATTCTCACCACACCCGGATGATGATGTAATTTCTATGGGAGGTACTTTCATACGGCTGGTAGACCAGGGGCACGATGTTCATGTAGCATATCAAACCTCGGGAAACACTGCGGTTTGGGATACAGATGTTTTAAGGTATGTGGAGTTTGCTATAGACTTTAACAAGAGTATTGGAAAGGACACGAAAGAACTTGAGTCCACCTATGAAAAAATGCGTTCTTTTTTAAGTAAAAAGCAGCCAAATGAAATTGACATTCCGGAAATTAGAGATGTAAAGGCATTTATAAGAAAAACTGAAGCCTATGCGGGAGCCAGATATGCCGGACTTAATGACAGCAATATCCATTTTATGGCCCTGCCTTTTTACGAAACCGGCAAGACAGTTCGCAACCCTGTTAAGGAAAAGGATATAGAAATTACCATGGATTTGCTTCAGGAAATAAAGCCCCACCAGGTTTTCGCTGCCGGGGATTTTGATGACCCCCATGGCACTCACATTGTTTGTTTCAGGATCATTCTTGCTGCTTTGGAAGGTTTAAGGGAAACCGAAGAGTGGACCAAAGATTGCTGGCTATGGATGTACAGAGGGGCCTGGAATGAATTTGAGACCCATGAGATCGAAATGGCAGTACCTCTCTCTCCAATGGAAGTAAAAAAGAAACGGCAGGCTATTTTCCAGCACCAGTCGCAAAAAGACCACCCTGTATTTCCCGGGGATGATGAAAGGGAGTTTTGGGTAAGGGCTGAACAAAGGAACAGGGAAACTGCAGTTAACTATGACAAATTAGGATTGGCAAACTACGAGGCTATGGAAGCTTTTGTAAGGTGGAAATTTAGTGACGAAGTAAGGTAA
- a CDS encoding glycoside hydrolase family 3 N-terminal domain-containing protein, translating into MKKLPWLLLILLICNHQLIAQSTETKTPEFLKYEHHKWVDSIMETLSPDERISQLIMVAAYSNRGEEHRQEILKLIREQKIGGLIFFQGGPVRQVRLMNEYQAASKVPLLGAIDAEWGLGMRLDTTISYPFQMTLGAIQDESLIYDMGAEVARQIKRTGLHLNFAPVLDVNNNPNNPVINFRSFGEDKYNVTSKSIAYMRGMQDNSLLTTAKHFPGHGDTDTDSHYALPQINHDRARLDSLELYPFREVVKAGIGGVMVAHLDIPALDSTGVPSTLSRPIITNLLKEELGFKGLTVTDAMNMKGVTDGNEPGVVDKDAILAGNDLLEFTEDVPKAIAEIRKAINQGLISQEEIDRRCRKILAVKYWVGLKDFEPTSLENIIEELNTPDANLLNRKLTEASLTVLKNKLNILPLRQLSNLRIASVSIGAEEVTPFQKTLSLYTGIEHFNLKNDASPEEITVVKAKLLDYNLVIAGIHDDSKFPRNTIKMTAEVQEFLRELIEQKVTLVSLFKNPYVMDKLQNIEDATGLILTYQDSRNAQELAAQVIFGGVGATGKLPVSVGEKFKAGEGLPVQGGIRLSYTLPEEVGMDSGILNKRIDSLMQQAINAKAIPGGEVLAARKGKVFFHKAYGEHVYHDTLKVKKEDLYDLASVTKISASMAALMKLHDAGKFELDQTLASHLPSFRRSNKADIPYHDILTHQAGFKPWIPFWKNTRRKNGSYRWFTIKKDSSAKYPIKITEEMYLHRNYPDKIVKEIRKSPVSGEKKYVYSDFFFILAPRVVESMTEPDFADYLQQNFYDPLGATTLGFNPEFPKDRIVPTENDYKFRREPIHGTVHDEGAIMLGGVSGHAGLFSNANDLAKLLQMYLNKGEYGGERYLSAGTIEKFTKRTFPDSDNHRALGFDKPNYNEEGISRNTAQDASLASYGHTGFTGIMVWMDPEEDLLYIFLSNRVAPTRDNSRLYRLNTRTNIHQVIYDAILD; encoded by the coding sequence ATGAAAAAATTACCCTGGCTATTATTAATACTCTTAATATGCAATCACCAGTTAATCGCCCAATCCACGGAAACGAAGACACCCGAATTTCTTAAATATGAACACCACAAATGGGTAGACTCCATAATGGAAACCCTTTCTCCAGATGAAAGGATCTCGCAGCTTATTATGGTGGCCGCTTATTCCAACAGGGGAGAGGAGCACCGGCAGGAGATCCTGAAGTTGATAAGAGAACAAAAGATTGGCGGGCTCATTTTCTTCCAGGGTGGACCCGTGAGGCAGGTACGGCTTATGAATGAATACCAGGCAGCGTCAAAAGTGCCGCTGCTGGGCGCAATAGATGCTGAGTGGGGACTGGGGATGAGGCTGGATACCACCATAAGTTATCCATTCCAAATGACACTTGGTGCAATACAGGATGAATCGCTTATCTACGATATGGGAGCAGAAGTTGCCCGGCAGATTAAAAGAACCGGCCTGCACCTTAATTTTGCACCGGTACTGGACGTGAATAATAATCCTAATAATCCGGTGATAAATTTTCGGTCTTTTGGTGAGGATAAGTATAATGTAACCAGCAAATCCATCGCCTACATGAGAGGAATGCAGGACAATAGCCTGCTCACCACCGCCAAGCATTTCCCCGGGCATGGAGATACAGATACAGATTCCCATTACGCGCTGCCACAAATAAACCACGACAGGGCCAGGTTGGATTCCCTGGAACTTTATCCTTTTCGGGAAGTGGTGAAAGCCGGGATTGGCGGGGTGATGGTAGCCCATCTCGATATTCCTGCCCTTGACTCCACAGGCGTTCCTTCTACTTTGTCGAGGCCAATAATCACTAACCTTCTAAAAGAAGAGCTGGGTTTTAAAGGCCTTACCGTGACAGATGCGATGAATATGAAAGGGGTTACAGACGGGAATGAACCCGGGGTGGTGGACAAGGACGCCATTCTTGCAGGAAATGACCTGCTGGAGTTTACTGAAGATGTGCCCAAAGCCATCGCCGAGATAAGGAAAGCCATCAATCAGGGTTTAATAAGTCAGGAAGAAATAGACAGGCGTTGCCGTAAAATACTGGCGGTGAAGTATTGGGTGGGGCTTAAGGACTTTGAACCTACCTCTCTTGAAAATATTATTGAAGAACTGAACACCCCGGATGCAAATCTCCTTAACCGGAAACTCACTGAGGCTTCCCTCACTGTTCTTAAAAACAAGCTGAATATCCTTCCACTAAGGCAACTTTCAAATTTAAGGATAGCTTCCGTCTCCATAGGCGCAGAGGAAGTCACTCCTTTTCAGAAAACCTTATCTCTTTACACCGGGATAGAGCACTTCAATTTAAAAAATGATGCCTCCCCGGAAGAAATTACCGTGGTAAAGGCAAAATTACTGGATTATAATCTCGTGATAGCGGGTATCCACGATGACAGCAAATTTCCGCGAAATACTATTAAAATGACTGCGGAAGTACAGGAATTTCTAAGGGAACTAATAGAACAAAAAGTAACGCTAGTAAGCCTTTTCAAAAATCCTTATGTGATGGATAAGCTGCAGAATATTGAAGATGCAACTGGATTGATACTTACTTATCAGGATAGCAGGAATGCTCAGGAACTGGCGGCACAGGTCATATTTGGAGGGGTAGGTGCAACCGGAAAATTACCTGTGAGCGTTGGAGAAAAGTTTAAAGCAGGAGAAGGACTACCGGTGCAGGGTGGAATAAGGTTATCCTATACTTTGCCTGAAGAAGTAGGAATGGACTCAGGTATTTTGAACAAAAGAATAGATTCCCTTATGCAGCAGGCAATTAACGCAAAGGCTATACCGGGAGGGGAGGTGCTGGCGGCAAGGAAAGGGAAAGTATTCTTTCACAAAGCTTACGGGGAACATGTATATCATGACACCCTAAAAGTGAAAAAGGAAGACCTTTACGACCTGGCTTCGGTTACAAAGATCTCAGCTTCCATGGCAGCGCTTATGAAGTTGCATGATGCGGGGAAATTTGAGCTGGACCAAACCCTGGCCAGTCATCTTCCATCCTTCCGCAGGTCTAATAAGGCAGATATTCCTTATCACGATATCCTCACGCACCAGGCAGGTTTTAAACCCTGGATCCCTTTCTGGAAAAACACCCGCAGGAAGAATGGCAGTTACCGCTGGTTTACCATTAAGAAGGATTCTTCAGCAAAATATCCTATTAAAATTACAGAGGAGATGTACCTGCATCGTAATTACCCAGATAAGATCGTAAAGGAAATAAGAAAATCTCCGGTGAGCGGTGAGAAGAAGTATGTGTATTCAGATTTCTTCTTCATACTCGCCCCACGGGTGGTGGAGAGTATGACCGAACCGGATTTTGCTGATTATTTACAACAAAATTTTTACGATCCCCTGGGAGCCACCACCCTGGGTTTCAATCCTGAATTTCCGAAAGACAGGATAGTACCTACAGAGAATGATTATAAGTTTAGGCGTGAGCCAATTCACGGGACGGTTCACGACGAGGGAGCGATAATGCTTGGAGGGGTTTCGGGGCACGCGGGATTATTCAGCAATGCCAATGATCTGGCAAAATTATTACAGATGTACCTTAATAAAGGGGAATATGGCGGGGAGCGATATCTTTCAGCAGGGACCATTGAAAAATTCACCAAACGTACTTTTCCAGATAGCGATAACCACCGTGCCCTGGGATTTGACAAACCAAATTATAATGAGGAGGGGATAAGCAGGAATACCGCGCAGGACGCTTCCCTTGCCAGTTATGGCCACACCGGGTTTACAGGTATTATGGTTTGGATGGACCCCGAGGAGGACCTGCTGTATATTTTTCTTTCAAACCGGGTTGCTCCCACCCGTGATAACTCACGATTATATCGCCTTAATACACGAACAAATATTCACCAGGTGATTTATGATGCCATCCTTGACTAA
- a CDS encoding outer membrane beta-barrel protein, giving the protein MKKFCFSPLFLLTLLFPTYIFSQHEVKGNLQDKESAPVAFANVVLFETDSVTVYRGAVSNEEGEFVFENIAPNDYVLAVSFIGFERYVTRVNVTENTTIPTLILNEDAGELGEVTINGRNPTVTKTIDRMVFNVENTTLSTGSTYELLKRTPGVIESQGQLLVKNRPATVYINDRRVYLTQQELQQLLEGFSGANIKSVEVITNPPAKYDAEGGAILNIKTSKNISVGYKGSLNASNTVAVVPKYLLGTSQYYKNDWVNVFASYNFNSRFDYKNDEGFIEFYEPGGGVDSRWFNDFEKDSRRISHNLNTIIDFTLSERSSLSLSANLQLTPKSDSDIRGLTQIYNPQGQLDSLFTTRSDLRNEQDNILLSATYTTEVGENGGSLSAVANYLKYDDEQLQDLLTRYSSPGGDLLNRNSFSTISGQNTDIYTGKIDYSTPVAGSSLETGVKYSGIRSQSGMDFFDTNAGGGFVEEFSDHFDYDEDIYAAYLSWSKEWDAWSIKGGLRGEYTDVTGNSISMGLVNTQEYFELFPTFYLMHSPGEDHSFGLDYSRRIGRPRFQSLNPYRYFINENNFQEGNPNLRPSIANRINFNYTYKNKLSFDLYWDKADNAMATLPFQDNENRQLRSVYANMDFSEQFSLDIMYYDYVTEWWYLYAYASMFYMQNDFVALESGNQVVTNDIYTAYIQAQNFLTLSKDGTFSAEVTGSFLPGYIEGSYNFDEPQTILSVGLRKSFLNDRLVATINVDDIFNGQNIPLVSNYLNQNNSYFVREGETRRVRFGVIYKFGNFKLRDNSRAIEAEEGKRLGSN; this is encoded by the coding sequence ATGAAGAAATTCTGCTTCAGTCCCCTGTTTTTACTAACCCTACTCTTCCCTACATATATATTCTCTCAACACGAAGTTAAAGGTAACCTGCAGGACAAAGAGTCGGCGCCGGTGGCTTTTGCAAATGTGGTCCTTTTTGAAACAGACTCAGTTACCGTATACCGCGGGGCTGTTTCCAATGAGGAAGGAGAGTTCGTTTTTGAAAATATAGCTCCCAATGACTATGTGCTGGCGGTGAGCTTCATTGGTTTTGAACGCTATGTCACCAGAGTAAATGTGACAGAAAACACCACTATACCTACTTTGATCCTGAATGAGGACGCGGGAGAACTTGGAGAAGTAACAATTAATGGCCGCAATCCCACGGTTACCAAAACTATTGACAGGATGGTGTTTAATGTAGAGAACACTACGCTTTCCACCGGCAGTACCTACGAATTGCTAAAGAGAACACCCGGGGTGATTGAAAGTCAGGGGCAACTTCTGGTAAAGAACAGGCCGGCTACGGTTTACATTAATGATCGCAGGGTTTATCTCACCCAGCAGGAGCTGCAGCAGCTTTTGGAAGGCTTCTCGGGTGCCAATATAAAGTCTGTTGAAGTGATCACCAATCCCCCGGCAAAATATGATGCAGAAGGTGGTGCCATCCTTAATATAAAGACCAGCAAGAATATTTCTGTTGGATATAAAGGGAGCCTTAATGCTTCCAATACAGTTGCTGTGGTACCTAAATATTTACTTGGTACAAGCCAGTACTATAAAAATGACTGGGTGAATGTTTTTGCCAGTTATAATTTTAATTCCCGGTTTGACTACAAAAATGACGAAGGCTTCATTGAATTCTATGAACCGGGTGGGGGTGTTGATTCCCGCTGGTTCAATGATTTCGAAAAAGATAGCAGGAGGATCTCCCATAATCTTAATACCATCATAGATTTCACCCTAAGCGAAAGAAGTTCCCTAAGCCTTAGTGCAAATTTGCAACTGACCCCAAAATCTGATTCAGATATTCGGGGGTTAACCCAAATTTACAATCCGCAGGGCCAATTGGACTCTCTTTTTACAACCAGGAGTGATCTAAGAAATGAGCAGGATAATATCCTGTTAAGTGCAACCTATACGACTGAAGTAGGAGAAAATGGCGGGTCACTCTCTGCGGTGGCAAATTATTTAAAATATGATGATGAACAGCTACAGGACTTGCTTACCCGTTACAGCTCGCCGGGAGGAGATTTACTTAATAGAAATTCCTTTTCAACCATCTCGGGTCAAAACACCGATATTTATACAGGTAAAATAGATTATTCCACTCCTGTGGCAGGTTCCAGCCTGGAGACCGGGGTGAAGTATTCGGGAATAAGATCTCAAAGCGGTATGGATTTTTTTGACACCAATGCAGGGGGAGGGTTTGTAGAAGAATTTTCAGATCATTTTGATTATGATGAGGATATCTATGCAGCCTATTTAAGCTGGTCAAAGGAATGGGATGCCTGGAGCATAAAAGGAGGTTTAAGAGGGGAATATACAGATGTTACAGGGAATTCCATTTCCATGGGACTGGTGAACACCCAGGAGTATTTTGAACTTTTTCCTACCTTTTATTTGATGCACTCGCCGGGTGAAGATCATTCTTTCGGTTTGGATTACAGCCGCCGCATTGGCCGCCCGCGCTTCCAGAGTCTTAATCCTTACAGGTATTTTATAAATGAGAACAACTTCCAGGAAGGAAATCCAAATTTAAGGCCATCTATAGCCAACAGGATAAATTTCAATTATACATATAAGAATAAGCTTTCGTTCGATCTTTACTGGGATAAAGCAGATAATGCTATGGCCACCCTGCCTTTCCAGGACAATGAAAACAGGCAGCTGCGATCTGTTTATGCCAACATGGATTTTTCAGAACAGTTTAGCCTGGATATCATGTACTATGATTACGTAACAGAGTGGTGGTATTTATATGCCTATGCATCTATGTTCTATATGCAGAATGATTTTGTAGCATTGGAGAGTGGCAATCAGGTCGTAACGAATGATATTTATACTGCCTATATTCAGGCGCAGAATTTCCTTACCCTTTCAAAAGACGGAACATTTTCAGCAGAAGTTACAGGCTCCTTTCTTCCCGGATATATCGAAGGATCGTATAACTTTGATGAACCTCAAACAATTCTTTCCGTGGGACTTAGGAAAAGCTTTCTCAATGACAGGCTGGTGGCCACTATTAATGTCGATGATATCTTCAACGGACAAAACATTCCTCTTGTTTCCAACTATCTTAACCAGAACAATTCCTATTTTGTGAGAGAGGGCGAAACCAGGAGAGTTAGGTTTGGAGTGATCTATAAATTTGGAAACTTTAAACTTAGAGACAACAGCCGCGCGATTGAAGCGGAAGAAGGAAAGAGGTTGGGGAGTAATTAA